Genomic DNA from Cupriavidus pauculus:
ACTGCAACTGGCCGACCGTCGCGGCGAGCTCGCGAGTGTGGTCGATATGTCGATGTCGCTGATCCGCGACTACGCCGAGCAGGCGCGGCAGGGCAAGATCAGCGAGGCCGATGCCAAGTCGCAGGCCACGGCACGTATCGCCGCGCAGCGCTATGGCAAGGATGGCTATATCACCATCGTCGGGGCGGATTCGGCGGTGGTCATGCATCCGACCAATGCCAAGCTCAATGGCAAGAACATGCGCGATTTCAAGGATGCCAAGGGGTATCCGTTGTACGTGGAGATCGCCGCGCGTGGCGAGTCGTCCGAGGGAACGGGGTACCTGGAATACTGGTGGCCCAAGCCGGGCAGCGACGAACCCAGCCCCAAGATCGGGTATGTGTCGCGCTTCAAGCCGTGGGGCTGGGATCTGATTGCCGGCACGTATATGGATGACATCGAATCCCAGTTCCGCAGTTCGCTGTATCAGTCGGTGGGGCTGCTCGTGCTGCTGGGCATCGCGATCTCGGTGGTGGCGACGCTCGTCATTCGCAGCATCCAGCGATCGGTCGGCGGTGAACCGCCGGTGGCGGCCGCGCTGGCATTGCGCATGGCGAGCGGCGACCTGACCGTGCGCGCGGAAACGCGTGCCGATGATCGCAGCAGCCTGATGTACGCGATCGGCCATATGCGCGACCAGCTCGCCGGCACCGTGGCCGGCATCCAGCAATCGGCCGATGCGATCAACGCGGCGGCGCAGCAGATTGCCGCGGGCAATACGGATCTGTCGAGCCGCACCGAACAGCAGGCCGCGTCGCTGCAGCAGACCGCCGCGAGCCTCGAGCAGATTACCGCCGCCGTGCGCCAGAGCGCGGACAACGCGGCCGAGGCGAGCCGGTACGTGGCGGACGCCG
This window encodes:
- a CDS encoding methyl-accepting chemotaxis protein, with translation MNRLTLRKKLWIPLVLAWLGLLLLTVTHAFQTRQLQLADRRGELASVVDMSMSLIRDYAEQARQGKISEADAKSQATARIAAQRYGKDGYITIVGADSAVVMHPTNAKLNGKNMRDFKDAKGYPLYVEIAARGESSEGTGYLEYWWPKPGSDEPSPKIGYVSRFKPWGWDLIAGTYMDDIESQFRSSLYQSVGLLVLLGIAISVVATLVIRSIQRSVGGEPPVAAALALRMASGDLTVRAETRADDRSSLMYAIGHMRDQLAGTVAGIQQSADAINAAAQQIAAGNTDLSSRTEQQAASLQQTAASLEQITAAVRQSADNAAEASRYVADAAQIAERGGSVASEVVDKMRGITASSRKINDIIGVIDGIAFQTNILALNAAVEAARAGEQGRGFAVVAGEVRSLAQRSAGAAKEIKTLILESVNEVDSGSMLVEQAGQTMAEIVTAVGRVTAIMDGIATATAEQRTGIEEVNRAVSQMDQMTQQNAALVEEASAAAASLEDQAGALHHAVSAFRVAA